Proteins encoded by one window of Marixanthomonas sp. SCSIO 43207:
- a CDS encoding protease complex subunit PrcB family protein produces MRYICLLSLVVLFSCKGIESSSEKEGDNIAFQTLITASQSNIEKPQQTIISSQKQLQQVFSEINKIRKPGIPIPEINFNDEVVVFINMGQSSTGGYSVEVESIKKINDEIVVFVGGDSPEPNDNVTMVITTPFTMVKLNKQKLPIVFKPSKTE; encoded by the coding sequence ATGAGGTATATATGCTTATTAAGTTTAGTTGTATTGTTTTCTTGCAAAGGCATTGAATCGTCTTCAGAAAAAGAAGGTGATAATATTGCGTTTCAAACGTTAATTACTGCTTCTCAAAGCAATATTGAAAAACCACAGCAAACCATTATTTCTTCTCAAAAACAATTACAACAAGTTTTTTCTGAAATTAATAAAATCCGAAAACCCGGAATTCCTATTCCAGAAATAAACTTTAATGATGAAGTTGTAGTTTTTATAAATATGGGGCAAAGTTCTACCGGAGGTTATTCTGTTGAGGTAGAATCTATAAAAAAAATAAATGATGAGATCGTGGTATTTGTAGGCGGTGACTCTCCAGAGCCCAATGATAATGTTACAATGGTAATTACTACTCCTTTTACTATGGTAAAACTAAATAAACAAAAATTGCCCATTGTTTTTAAACCTAGTAAAACTGAATAA